From Roseibium alexandrii DFL-11, the proteins below share one genomic window:
- a CDS encoding DUF2062 domain-containing protein — MLFRRRNRPTHVERLRVAVWPRHSWARSTRYFGKRVLRLTATPHAIAIGFAAGAFSSCTPLIGFHFLTAFALAWVLRGNMIAAALGTSIGNPLTFPFIWAFTYKIGQWVLYGQAPDADPHAVHAQFQSSLFAKSLDSLLPMVKPMFIGAVPMGLVLGTVSYFIVYKSVEVYQRRRKVTLDARNKRLFPPPNRSFDDDPGS, encoded by the coding sequence ATGCTGTTCCGCCGCCGTAATAGACCAACGCATGTTGAGCGCCTTCGTGTTGCCGTGTGGCCACGGCACAGCTGGGCCCGCTCGACGCGGTATTTCGGCAAGCGTGTCCTGCGGTTGACGGCAACCCCTCATGCGATTGCCATTGGCTTTGCTGCCGGTGCATTTTCTTCCTGCACGCCTCTGATTGGTTTTCACTTTCTGACAGCTTTTGCACTGGCGTGGGTTCTTCGCGGCAACATGATTGCGGCGGCACTGGGCACATCGATCGGCAACCCACTCACCTTCCCGTTCATTTGGGCGTTCACGTACAAAATCGGTCAGTGGGTGCTCTATGGTCAGGCCCCGGATGCTGACCCGCACGCGGTCCATGCGCAATTCCAGAGCTCTTTGTTCGCCAAGTCGCTCGATTCGCTGTTGCCCATGGTCAAGCCTATGTTCATCGGCGCGGTGCCTATGGGTTTGGTTCTCGGAACGGTTTCGTATTTTATCGTCTATAAGAGCGTCGAGGTGTATCAGCGGCGCCGAAAGGTAACGTTGGATGCCCGGAACAAGCGTCTGTTCCCGCCGCCAAACCGCTCCTTTGACGACGACCCTGGCAGCTGA
- the rnc gene encoding ribonuclease III, whose product MTKDKKQNPIAALKAALAYEFKDLELLRVSLTHASALDPADTVAGSYQRLEFLGDRVLGLVVASMLHHHFPKADEGELARRFNHMVKRETCAEIASELGVGDAMRIGQAEAQTGGRKKTALLADICEAIIAAIYLDGGFEAADEFVRRLWEPRMLSWTGPLRDAKTTLQEWAQSKSLPTPHYEVASREGPDHAPSFTVSVIVQGLKNGEGKGGSKRIAEQHAAEAVLRREGVWKD is encoded by the coding sequence ATGACAAAAGATAAAAAGCAAAATCCCATCGCAGCGCTCAAGGCAGCGCTGGCTTACGAATTCAAGGATCTGGAGCTGCTCCGGGTCTCGCTGACCCACGCCAGTGCCCTCGATCCGGCAGACACCGTTGCCGGGAGTTACCAACGGCTTGAGTTTCTTGGTGACCGTGTACTCGGGTTGGTGGTCGCATCCATGCTTCACCACCATTTCCCAAAGGCAGATGAAGGCGAGCTGGCCCGCCGGTTCAATCACATGGTCAAACGCGAAACCTGCGCGGAGATCGCCAGCGAACTCGGCGTTGGCGATGCCATGCGGATCGGTCAGGCAGAGGCTCAGACCGGCGGGCGGAAGAAAACCGCCCTTCTTGCCGATATTTGCGAGGCGATTATTGCAGCAATCTATCTCGATGGCGGTTTCGAGGCCGCAGACGAATTCGTCCGGCGCCTTTGGGAGCCGCGTATGCTATCCTGGACCGGCCCTTTGAGAGACGCAAAGACAACGTTGCAGGAATGGGCCCAATCCAAGAGCCTGCCAACGCCGCACTACGAAGTGGCCAGCCGGGAAGGCCCGGACCACGCGCCGAGTTTTACAGTGTCCGTCATAGTGCAGGGCCTGAAGAACGGTGAGGGAAAAGGCGGGTCGAAACGGATTGCCGAACAACACGCCGCCGAGGCGGTGCTGCGCCGCGAAGGCGTGTGGAAGGACTGA
- the era gene encoding GTPase Era yields MPSDTKAGFVALIGAPNAGKSTLINQLVGTKVSIVTHKVQTTRSIVRGVAMHGTAQLVFIDTPGIFKPKRRLDRAMVDTAWGGARDADVIALLIDARKGIDEEVEQILKRLKGQSAPKVLILNKTDVANREKLLKLAQKANEYLEFEETFMVSALTGDGTQQILDYFASKMPDGPWLYPEDQPSDLPLRILAAEITREKLFERLHQELPYISTVETERWETKKDGSARIEQTIYVERDSQKSIVLGKKGQTIKQISQASRSEISDIIEAPVHLFLFVKVRENWADDPERYREMGLEFPK; encoded by the coding sequence ATGCCGTCTGACACGAAGGCCGGCTTTGTCGCCCTGATCGGCGCGCCGAATGCCGGAAAATCGACGCTGATCAACCAGCTGGTCGGAACCAAGGTCTCGATCGTCACGCACAAGGTTCAAACCACCCGCTCCATCGTGCGCGGTGTGGCCATGCATGGCACGGCGCAGCTAGTCTTCATTGATACGCCTGGGATTTTCAAGCCTAAACGGCGACTCGACCGGGCCATGGTCGACACGGCCTGGGGCGGTGCACGGGATGCTGATGTCATTGCACTTCTGATCGACGCCCGGAAGGGCATCGACGAAGAAGTCGAACAGATCCTAAAACGCCTCAAGGGACAATCGGCACCCAAGGTTTTGATCCTCAACAAGACCGATGTTGCCAACCGCGAAAAGCTGTTGAAGCTGGCGCAAAAGGCGAACGAGTACTTGGAGTTTGAAGAAACGTTCATGGTCTCCGCGTTGACCGGCGACGGCACACAGCAAATTCTAGACTACTTTGCCTCAAAAATGCCGGATGGCCCTTGGCTGTATCCGGAAGACCAGCCATCCGACCTGCCTTTGCGCATTCTTGCGGCTGAAATCACGCGCGAGAAGCTGTTTGAGCGCCTGCACCAGGAGCTGCCTTACATTTCTACGGTCGAGACCGAGCGCTGGGAGACCAAGAAAGACGGATCGGCCCGGATCGAACAGACCATCTATGTGGAGCGCGACAGCCAAAAGAGCATTGTCCTCGGCAAGAAGGGCCAGACGATCAAGCAGATCTCCCAGGCCTCGCGTAGCGAGATCTCGGACATCATCGAAGCGCCAGTGCATTTGTTCCTGTTCGTCAAGGTGCGGGAAAACTGGGCCGATGATCCCGAGCGCTACCGGGAAATGGGGCTGGAGTTTCCGAAGTAG
- the recO gene encoding DNA repair protein RecO: protein MEWSGHGVVLTTRKHGENDVILEVMTADSGRHLGLVRGGRSKRHRPALQPGNELSLTWKARLSDHLGQFQIEPHTARAADLMNSGIGLAAVQHLAALVRLLPERHPYPRIYGALNVVLDHLDASDAAAALMIRFELELLQELGAGLDLTSCAATGTTDDLAYVSPRSARAVSREAGRPYHDKLLPLPSFLLDGQRQAGTELTWQDVTQGFQLTGFFLDRQLGERNITDSGTRTLLTNALEKRYRSEFPWNF, encoded by the coding sequence TTGGAATGGAGCGGACACGGTGTGGTGCTGACCACCCGCAAGCACGGCGAAAACGACGTCATACTGGAAGTGATGACCGCAGACAGCGGCCGTCACCTTGGTCTTGTTCGTGGCGGCCGTTCAAAGCGCCACCGCCCTGCATTGCAGCCCGGCAACGAATTGTCTCTCACCTGGAAAGCCCGGCTCTCCGATCATCTCGGGCAATTCCAGATAGAACCACACACCGCCCGTGCTGCTGACCTGATGAACAGCGGAATCGGATTGGCTGCAGTTCAACACCTTGCCGCACTGGTCCGACTTCTACCGGAACGCCATCCCTATCCGCGCATCTATGGCGCGCTGAACGTTGTGCTTGATCACCTTGATGCAAGCGATGCGGCGGCGGCACTCATGATCCGTTTTGAGCTGGAATTGCTTCAGGAACTGGGGGCCGGTCTGGATCTAACATCCTGCGCTGCAACCGGAACGACCGACGATCTCGCCTATGTCTCGCCCCGCTCGGCCCGTGCCGTGAGCCGGGAAGCCGGACGGCCCTATCATGACAAACTGCTCCCCCTGCCCTCGTTTTTGCTGGATGGGCAACGGCAAGCCGGGACTGAGTTGACCTGGCAAGACGTCACCCAAGGCTTTCAGCTGACCGGTTTCTTTCTCGACCGGCAACTAGGCGAGCGCAACATCACTGATAGCGGCACACGCACGCTTCTGACGAATGCCCTGGAAAAACGCTATAGATCTGAATTCCCATGGAATTTCTGA
- the lepB gene encoding signal peptidase I, which translates to MSVTENGKDKEGGVYETVKVIIQALLIALVVRTFLFQPFNIPSGSMKDTLLIGDYLFVSKFSYGYSRYSFPFGLAPISGRVWDAEPERGDIAVFKLPTDTSIDYIKRVIGLPGDTVQMIDGVVHINGEAVPRVRIDDYIEESSSGAVRRVPRYRETLPNGVSYDTLDITDRGQLDNTREYKVPEGHYFMMGDNRDNSVDSRVLSRVGYVPYDNFIGRAEILFFSIGDGTPAWQIWTWPWTVRWDRIGRGL; encoded by the coding sequence ATGAGCGTGACGGAAAACGGAAAAGATAAGGAAGGCGGCGTTTACGAGACCGTAAAAGTCATAATTCAGGCCCTTCTGATCGCCCTTGTGGTCCGGACTTTTCTCTTTCAGCCCTTCAATATCCCCTCCGGGTCGATGAAGGACACGTTGCTGATCGGCGATTACCTGTTCGTTTCGAAGTTCAGCTATGGTTATTCCCGCTATTCCTTCCCGTTTGGTCTTGCGCCGATTTCCGGCCGCGTCTGGGATGCGGAACCGGAGCGCGGCGATATCGCGGTTTTCAAGCTGCCGACTGACACCTCAATTGATTACATCAAGCGGGTCATCGGCCTGCCGGGCGACACCGTTCAGATGATCGATGGCGTCGTTCACATTAACGGCGAAGCGGTCCCACGGGTCAGGATCGACGATTACATCGAAGAGTCCTCTTCTGGCGCTGTGCGCCGGGTTCCGCGCTACCGGGAAACTCTTCCAAACGGTGTGAGCTATGACACGCTGGACATTACAGACCGCGGCCAACTGGACAACACCCGTGAGTACAAAGTGCCGGAAGGGCACTACTTCATGATGGGTGACAACCGGGACAACTCGGTCGACAGCCGTGTCCTCAGCCGGGTTGGTTACGTACCTTATGACAACTTCATTGGCCGTGCTGAAATCCTCTTCTTCTCTATCGGAGACGGTACGCCGGCCTGGCAGATCTGGACATGGCCGTGGACGGTCCGTTGGGACCGCATTGGCAGGGGTCTTTGA
- a CDS encoding putative bifunctional diguanylate cyclase/phosphodiesterase — translation MSTIIGMNRVSGPFSGLKSALSTWLLDDSQDIEVAKAQFESTRHQAPFLYIIRFICAWTIAFTQMSYAPLWLVLIYPICTTIWSYCRIRRLWSAPKAPPRTLEALIVWRKRTQIIAALAPSIFTIWALMLFPYGTAFSQVQIFLTILVGNLSALFSLTHLRSIAVTNAVSSTGIYTLFFSWYGDPAYQLMALFGVAVTFFVALIEMNTYRDFISLIKTGTRFKEQSRYLEQKHRETEKLNALNYQLATTDHLTGVANKRFFRQELDRALRAANASGERFGLCIFDIGGLKSITEIYGLDAGDQVLKEVARRLSGMDGEGVFVGRVGGDEFGFFGTCDPEKYQRVKAAFERLIELPVETKQGRFRPNYSAGIAHSNGAVTCATELFERADFALSTARENRKETSVSYDACLDARRSRDTEILSALLDEETRDGLHLAFQPIIDITCNSILGVECLARWHHPQLGNIAPVDFIPLAERSGVINLISLDLFEKALSEAKAWPESLRLSFNLSASNLSSRRFIVEFLSILKQSGIDPQRLSCEVTETSVMWDFKETRRALDTLKGAGVRISLDDFGTGYSSLSHVHRLPLDCIKIDRSFVSDLCPGSTGYGIVKSLLALSRDMAISCVVEGVETDDELSILKDLGASFVQGYLFSKPLNAAELAQLLATGLPDRADPSIDGLPKAS, via the coding sequence TTGTCGACGATTATCGGTATGAACAGAGTTTCCGGCCCTTTTTCTGGTTTGAAATCCGCACTGTCCACTTGGTTGCTGGATGACAGCCAGGACATCGAAGTTGCAAAAGCGCAGTTTGAATCGACACGGCACCAGGCCCCTTTCCTCTACATTATCCGGTTCATCTGCGCCTGGACCATTGCGTTCACGCAAATGAGTTACGCGCCGCTTTGGCTGGTCCTGATTTATCCGATTTGCACAACTATCTGGTCCTATTGCCGTATTCGCCGCCTTTGGTCCGCACCAAAGGCACCTCCGAGAACCTTGGAGGCGTTGATTGTCTGGCGGAAAAGGACACAGATTATCGCGGCTCTGGCCCCCTCGATTTTCACAATCTGGGCCCTCATGCTGTTTCCCTATGGAACCGCGTTTTCGCAGGTTCAGATTTTCCTGACGATCCTGGTGGGCAACCTGAGTGCCTTGTTCAGCCTGACGCATTTGCGCTCGATCGCGGTTACCAACGCCGTCTCCAGCACGGGCATCTATACACTGTTCTTCAGCTGGTACGGGGACCCGGCCTATCAACTGATGGCACTTTTTGGGGTGGCAGTTACATTCTTTGTGGCGCTCATAGAAATGAATACCTATCGGGACTTCATTTCGCTCATCAAGACCGGCACGCGCTTTAAGGAGCAAAGCCGTTATCTGGAGCAAAAACATCGGGAAACCGAAAAGCTCAATGCGTTGAATTACCAGCTCGCAACCACTGATCATCTGACCGGTGTCGCAAACAAGCGGTTTTTCCGGCAAGAACTTGACCGGGCGCTTCGGGCCGCGAATGCGTCGGGAGAGCGTTTCGGCCTCTGCATCTTCGACATCGGTGGTCTGAAATCGATCACTGAGATTTACGGGCTGGATGCAGGGGACCAAGTGTTAAAGGAAGTTGCCCGCCGGCTGTCCGGCATGGACGGCGAAGGGGTGTTCGTTGGCCGGGTCGGCGGCGATGAATTCGGGTTCTTCGGGACCTGCGATCCTGAAAAATATCAAAGGGTGAAAGCCGCTTTTGAGCGGTTGATCGAGCTGCCGGTAGAAACCAAACAGGGCCGCTTCCGCCCCAATTATTCCGCCGGGATAGCCCACTCAAATGGGGCTGTGACATGTGCAACGGAATTGTTTGAACGGGCTGATTTTGCCCTTTCCACCGCCCGCGAAAACCGCAAGGAAACCTCTGTTTCCTATGATGCTTGCCTTGACGCCCGGCGGTCCCGGGACACCGAGATCCTGTCTGCATTGCTCGATGAAGAAACAAGAGACGGTCTGCACCTGGCGTTTCAGCCGATCATCGATATCACATGCAATTCAATCCTCGGCGTCGAGTGCCTTGCCCGTTGGCATCATCCCCAGCTCGGCAATATCGCACCGGTCGACTTCATCCCGCTCGCCGAACGGTCCGGTGTGATCAATCTGATCAGCCTGGATCTGTTTGAAAAAGCCCTGTCTGAGGCCAAGGCTTGGCCGGAGAGCCTTCGACTGTCGTTCAACCTGTCGGCGTCCAACCTGTCTTCAAGACGTTTCATCGTTGAGTTTCTGAGTATCCTCAAGCAATCCGGGATCGACCCTCAGCGGCTGAGCTGCGAAGTGACCGAAACGTCGGTCATGTGGGACTTCAAGGAAACACGGCGCGCGCTGGACACATTGAAGGGTGCTGGCGTCCGGATTTCTCTGGATGATTTCGGAACCGGGTACTCGAGCCTCTCCCACGTGCACCGGCTGCCGCTCGATTGCATTAAGATCGACCGGAGTTTTGTCTCGGACCTTTGCCCTGGAAGCACCGGCTATGGCATCGTGAAATCACTTCTGGCACTCAGCCGGGATATGGCGATCTCCTGTGTGGTTGAGGGCGTTGAAACGGACGACGAGTTATCTATCCTAAAAGACCTCGGCGCATCATTCGTCCAGGGCTATCTTTTCTCAAAACCGCTCAATGCCGCAGAGTTGGCACAGCTTCTGGCAACGGGATTACCGGATCGGGCAGACCCTTCAATCGACGGGCTTCCAAAAGCCAGTTGA
- the acpS gene encoding holo-ACP synthase, with amino-acid sequence MILGIGSDLIDIRRIEKTLDRFGERFTNRVFTEVERAKSDRRAQRAASYAKRFAAKEACSKALGSGIRMGVAWREMGVVNLPSGKPTISLTGGASDRLNAMIPEGFKATIDLTITDDFPLAQAFVVISAWPEDWPKPPSTTSS; translated from the coding sequence ATGATTTTGGGCATCGGCAGTGACCTCATCGACATTCGCAGGATCGAGAAGACGCTGGACCGGTTTGGTGAGCGTTTCACCAATCGGGTCTTCACCGAAGTAGAGCGGGCCAAGTCCGATCGCCGCGCACAAAGGGCAGCCTCCTATGCCAAGCGGTTTGCGGCCAAGGAAGCCTGCTCCAAGGCTCTGGGCAGCGGAATTCGCATGGGTGTTGCCTGGCGGGAAATGGGCGTTGTGAATCTGCCATCCGGAAAACCGACCATCAGCCTGACCGGTGGAGCCTCGGATCGCCTGAATGCGATGATACCGGAAGGTTTCAAGGCGACCATTGACCTGACCATCACCGACGATTTTCCTTTGGCGCAGGCCTTTGTTGTCATTTCTGCGTGGCCGGAAGACTGGCCGAAGCCCCCATCAACAACTTCCTCGTGA
- the pyrE gene encoding orotate phosphoribosyltransferase, whose product MTRDDVLSVFRDAGAILEGHFILTSGLRSPIFLQKARVFMYPDKTEILCKALAEKIQASDLGPLDFVVSPALGGLIPGYETARHLDVPAMWVEREDGEFRLRRFEMPEGARVIIVEDIVTTGLSSRETVTSLKALGAEVLAVACLIDRSGGEADAGVPVIALADYKVPAYEPDNLPPELAALPAVKPGSRGLA is encoded by the coding sequence ATGACACGTGACGACGTGCTGTCCGTTTTCCGCGATGCCGGTGCCATTCTTGAAGGGCATTTCATCCTGACTTCAGGCCTTCGCAGCCCGATCTTCCTGCAAAAGGCGCGGGTTTTCATGTACCCGGACAAAACGGAAATCCTGTGCAAGGCACTGGCTGAGAAGATCCAGGCATCGGATCTCGGGCCTCTGGATTTTGTTGTTTCCCCAGCCCTCGGCGGACTTATCCCGGGCTATGAAACCGCGCGGCATCTCGACGTCCCGGCAATGTGGGTCGAGCGGGAAGATGGGGAGTTCCGTCTGCGCCGGTTCGAGATGCCAGAAGGCGCAAGGGTCATCATTGTTGAAGACATCGTGACAACAGGCCTCTCCAGCCGCGAAACGGTAACGTCTCTGAAAGCACTTGGTGCTGAAGTTCTTGCTGTCGCCTGCCTGATCGACCGGTCCGGCGGAGAGGCAGATGCAGGGGTTCCGGTAATTGCACTGGCGGATTACAAGGTTCCAGCTTATGAACCGGACAACCTGCCGCCGGAGCTCGCCGCTCTGCCGGCCGTCAAACCGGGCAGCAGAGGCCTCGCCTGA